A genomic window from Pygocentrus nattereri isolate fPygNat1 chromosome 22, fPygNat1.pri, whole genome shotgun sequence includes:
- the tmem192 gene encoding transmembrane protein 192, whose product MDSKRLSAHASNASTDFTQSVEDDPLIDGPLISQDALQSAIKREFQGLPTNWIAGILTVVHVAYVSVCVVLAVLCWLTDDHSKECKAALNGVDTQTVVLLGKVGMWLLMFMFERCVQHHHSAVRRRGYLQFYRTTRNLKRLPLLIHSAGNAAVLVVIAPSSLLDEKVKNLSVYLLLVIICVELLVTLICLLVYTVHVSRFNAQRPGPDISEEERSHAYSTNASDMHTETGFRDGSCLDEVVEKQADLIEYLKQHNTLLSKRILALTSQQIRD is encoded by the exons ATGGACTCCAAGCGGCTCTCAGCACATGCG AGTAACGCCAGCACAGATTTCACCCAAAGCGTTGAGGACGACCCATTGATCGATGGGCCACTTATATCTCAGGATGCGCTGCAGTCGGCCATCAAAAGAGAGTTCCAAGGCCTGCCCACTAACTGGATAGCGGGAATACTGACAGTAGTACAT GTAgcatatgtgagtgtgtgcgtggtCCTGGCGGTCCTGTGCTGGCTGACGGACGATCACTCTAAGGAGTGCAAAGCAGCGTTGAATGGAGTGGACACTCAGACCGTGGTGCTGCTTGGCAAGGTGGGCATGTGGCTGCTGATGTTTATGTTTGAGCGATGTGTACAACACCACCACAGTGCAGTAAGGAGGAGAGGATACCTGCAGTTCTACAGGACCACCAGAAACCTCAAACGCCTTCCGCTGCTCATACACTCTGCAG gcAATGCAGCAGTATTGGTGGTCATCGCACCCTCCTCTTTGCTggatgaaaaagtgaaaaatcttTCTGTGTATCTGCTGCTGGTCATCATCTGTGTGGAACTGCTGGTGACGCTCATATGCCTGCTTGTATATACAG TACATGTGAGCAGGTTTAACGCACAACGTCCAGGTCCAGATATCAGTGAAGAGGAGAGATCTCACGCCTACTCCACCAATGCCAGTGATATGCACACAGAGACTGGCTTCAG AGATGGCTCCTGTCTTGACGAGGTGGTGGAGAAACAGGCCGATCTTATTGAGTATCTGAAGCAGCACAACACGCTCCTGAGCAAAAGAATCCTCGCCCTGACCTCCCAGCAGATCAGAGactga
- the apela gene encoding apelin receptor early endogenous ligand — protein MRVLQPLYLLLLLLAVAVMLTSAKKPDFLNLRRKYRRHYCPHKRCLPLHSRVPFP, from the exons ATGAGGGTCCTCCAGCCGCTCTACCTGCTGCTACTCCTGCTAGCTGTAGCCGTGATGCTAACCAGCGCAAAGAAGCCAG attttctgaatttgaGGCGAAAGTACCGGAGACATTACTGCCCACACAAGCGCTGCCTGCCTCTACACTCCAGAGTACCTTTTCCCTGA